The genome window TGGCAGCACATTTGATGTACGgacaaaattcaaaatacctTAAGCATCCAAAAACAGGGACTAGgcaaataaattagttttttcaTGTTCTAATGAAaacttacatttataaaaattttgtgaTAACCTAAACGATGTATaagatattaaatgaaacaaataaaatacacatttgaAAAATTCTAGGATACAAGTTatgtaaacaacaacaaatatgtccatggaaaaaaaaatactaggaaaGGAacttaacaaaatgttaacaatgtgTAGTGTTTCATGGTAGAATTTGAGGTAACAGttttttctgcatattttcttTGAGAAGCCTATATTACTTTCTGATGAAAAAAAGATtcacttttttatatatttgaaatgaaGCTGTATATGTGGTTTGCTCATCATTTCAAGTTTGCTTAGAATATCAGCCACCTCTACTCCAAGCATCTTTGGTGAGGGAGATTCTAATACACTTATATCTGTCTGTGGCATCAGGCTATTTGCCTGGATTTTCATGAAGAAAACCATAACTCTATTGCACTTCTAGAATGTTCTTTTTTTGTCAAACTTCATTCATGACGACCAGTATTAGAATTCCATAGTTTCTATTTTAGatagaaaaacataatttaaaattttctaaccTTAAGCATCAGTACATTGTGGATTATAATGTCAGATTATTCACTCCATGTAAGTTTTCACaaattaacatttttcataaCAATATCAGTATGGATTGGGTATTTCTATAAGCAACATCCGGCTCATGCAGACAACTTTTATGAAAGTTGGCTGGTCCACATCTAGCACCATGGCTGCTTTCAgatggagggaaggggaaggacaaaGTGCAAAATGTCCCTGTTAACTAAGTTATCCTCTTTTAAAGAGTTTTCACTGAAGTCCAACACAAGGAATACAATTTCTGCCCTTAGGAAAATTGGTGTTTTGTTactaaagaaaagagagaatgggcATAAACTAGGCAACTAGTAGCATCTGCCACAGTGACTGTAACAAAAACCACCACAGAGAATAGTATGAAAAATGACATGATTAGGTAATGTGTGAAGCATCGTTGAAATTTCTATTCATCAGAatgacacaaaattttaaaactatagcCAAATTTACTATTAATCATTTCTATCTCCTCAAATAACATCACAACTGTATAAATTCCCAGCATGACCTTGATACACATGCACATGTTTGGAAATAATGTAACCTGATTCCTTTCCTGTAATTCCATAAACATCTTGCCAGTGCAGGCTTTTATTTATCCCAAAGGACAATGAAATaggaaagagaataaatttaGTGACCTTCCAAAGTCTAATCACCGTTCAATAAACTGTAAGACCTTCAAACGCAAGGACAGTTTCATTCATAATTGGatctctcaaaaaattttttaagagtaTTTTTCTTACAAAACATTGGTTTATCTAAccaatgaatgaacagatgaactAAAGAATGATTAAAAGGAAGTCTGTATTTGatattctttgtttatttgcttgtttatttgtttgttttagattaGCCTTACTTAATTAGTTGTGCTAAGAGCCATCACAAGGAAATTTCAGGATGCGGAGAGATGAGATCCAATCAAAGTCTTTTTGGCCAAATTCGTGTTTGATGCCCAACTGAAAACAATATTACACAACATTCAGATATCACCCTCAaagtttcaatcttctgctgatgaaattccttttttaaaaaaactccgATCAGATTTACAACTCCACCCCAGTCTTGACAGGGGTAgatctgaagggaaaaaaagttttttttatcgAAGGAATGATTGCTTCATAGAGGAAAATGTTCTGATCTCGTTATTATCTCCCTTGGAGCAGATATGAAGGTTGGTGTTAGTCCTTTGACGTAGATTCAATGAGTGGGACCCTACCTATTTCTTGTAGCAATGTTAAAATAGGAAGCAAGAATAAAACGTTGCATTTCAATGTTGCAAAGTATGTAGTTATTCATTCTGGGAAAGATACACACAGATATTGCTATGACTCAAGGATAATAGAAAATAGACATAATTATATTTGTGCcccaaaagaacaaaaagcaatCATACATTGTTTGGCCAGTGTGGGGGGCATTTTTGCCCTATAAAAGAATTTTGACCAGGTTTCCAACAGCAATTGTTTATAAGTAAGAAGGATAGCAATACTGTAAATTACTTTCAAAACTGAACACATGTTCTCTATTCAAAACACTGGATTAATAAATTCTAAGATAACTAGATGAAATCCAGTTTTGGATAATGACTTCTCTGGGTCTCTGAATACACAGCCTTTGAGGTCCTGTCAGTAAATAGCTGCTCTTTTCTACTAATTCATAGAACATATTTTgactacaaaactaaaaatttcatCCCTTTACTGTAGGCTTCTTGGAGTTCAACCCAGTCAGTGGGGCAGAATGGGTCTTCAGGTCAGTCTGAATTATTTAAGATCATTTAGAAAAGTAATTTGGTAATATCTCAGAAAATGTAAAaactcactgtattagtccgtttctgttgcttacgaAGAAATATGTAAAACTGGTGATttacacagaaaatgaaatttattgcttacagtgtcagaGGCCAGgacgtccaaagtccagggaacatatctggtgaggtcttggtggtgacttcagtgatgcaacATATTAcactgtgaaatggtggagcagagagagcagagagactctcctctcttcttttaaaactctcagaaccactccatggccaccatttttcatccattcactacggcatggtcctgcaatctcatcacctcttcaaggctccaccattcaattaccataaaaggatttcccactttcttaatagtcacagtggggaccaagtttctaatacataaaacttgggggacacaattcaagcttcagtgagtttgggggggacataattcaatctgctaTTGTAGAGGTAGAGATGACCCCCAACCTTTTTGGGTAAACAATACCAAGTATTTAGGACTTTCCACTACCAGGTGCTTGAGACCTTCCGTTACCAGAAGATAAGGACTTTCCGttgccagggggaagggactttccaaagagcccaaagttcacccagttccaggaagggcctaaccgcaaaaggggtgggctattggccaattccccagttcctcgtctgtgtaccaccccacgAAGGCCACCAACgaaattaaaagtcacctcaggtgaccaataagttgtgtacaactcatcctgttgccaaagtctgcctaccaaactgaataaaaagtgcttgtgttaagagcctgcggctgcttctgtcctgaagacggagcgaccccagtatgctggaataaaaaaaaaacctcttgcttgattgcaacgatctctgtctcctggtctttgtgagatgagccttcccaacaagtaagattcgcactttcgggccagtcttacactaTACTCACATTTCCTTTGAAATCAAACCCACTTTGAGAAATTTATACTGTAGAAATTAAAGCACCAGAATTTGTAAATATGTAGAAATAGGTTCTTTATTTTAGTATTGTCTATCATAACAAAAAATAACCACCAATAGGGCCACTACTAAACAAAATGTTGAAGAAATtgtgttatataaaatattaagaaatattatgcaggtatgaaaaaagaatggaaacattAACATATAAAGATGCCCTAATATATGATGAAATATTCAGAACTTAACAAATTAAGCATACTCAAACCAAGATATGCAAACTGTTGCAAACTGTTTTCaccatttaattaatttaaatagagTTCAGGCAGTTACCAAACATCTCATGGCTTCTCAACAGATCACACTGTgggtaaaatcacttttcttctcCATAATTTAATCAAAGCCCTTTTCATCTCACTGTTTCGCAAGCTGTAGATAAGTGGATTTAGCAGAGGTGTAAGCAGTGAGTAAGACAGAGACATCAATTTCTTGGTTTCTGGTGAGTAGGCAGATTTGGGCTGCAAATAAGTCATACTGGCTGTGCCATAGAAGAGGGTGACAGATGTGAGATGGGACGCACACGTGGAAAATGCCCTTTGTTTCCCAGTGGTTGCCGGCATCTTCAGGATGGCAAAGAGAATTCGAAGGTAAGACAAGAGTATCAACAAGAAAGGAACCAAAATAATCAAAATGGTGCCTGTGAAGGCATAGATTTCAAACAAGAAGGTGTCTGCACATGCAAGTTCTAGCACAGCTGGGGTTTCACAAGATATATGATTAATTTCATTGGGGCCACAAAAGGGAAAACTAGACACCCATGATGTTTGCACAGAACCTAACATGAATCCTAAGGCCCATGAAAATATAACTAATTTCATAAAAACCCTTTTGTGCATAATCATTGGGTAGTTCAGAGGATGGCAGATTGCTGAAAATCGGTCATAAGCCATTGCCCCCAGGAGAAAACATTCAGtcccaccaaaaagaagaatgaaatacatcTGTGCAAAACAGCCCACAAAAGATACTGTAGTTTTCTCAGTGGAGAGGACCACCAGCATTTCAGGCATAATGACTGCACTGAAACTCAGGTCCACCACAGATAAGTTCTGGAGGAACAGGTACATGGGAACGTGGAGCCTCTGGTCCAGAGAGATGATGACTATAATGATGGCATTTCCCACCAGGGTCGCCAGATAAATCACCAAGAAAACTGCAAAGAGCTGCTGTTGGAGTTGAGGGAAGTTAGAGAAGCCCAAGAGGATGAATTCAATGACAGAGCTTTGattttgccttttcatttcagTAGTTGAGCCCTATCTTGTTTTTATGGACATAGTATATAATGTGTGACATCATGGTCCAACAGCTGAGAGTTCCAGTCGGCATTCACCCCAGAAAAGCTTGGCAGAAGATGAAAAGGGGAGCCCATTTTGACAAAaattcattgttgccattttggAGAATGGCCAAATACTCGCAGTAATGAATCTTTCAATTATAAATCAACAAGTGATAAATTCTATCTCAGAAATCTTGTTGTAAAGTACAAAATAATATCAAAGTTCTATACAAAGGTGTATAGTATgtagtttaaaaattaaacatagccttaaagcaaatataaatattttataacttagGTACCATTCCTGTAACAGAGTTATAGATATCATCcacttttttcaaatttaaataaatatgaaatataagaacacaaaaaataaagtgttaaaaATTAGCTAGATTGAAAAAAacttccaaaattttaataataaatgaataatttaatgttacagtaaactagaaataaatttttttaaaaatttactggaTTCAAAATGCCTACATATGACTTGGTTAAAGATGAAAACCTTCTGTAGAAACAAACAGAGGTTGTGGTTTAGATTAACCTACCTTAGTTGACCTATAAACAATGTGACTTGGCTTCAGGCTTATTGATTTCCGACCAGACTGGCCTAGCCAATTAAGCTGCCATTTATTTAGGTATGAAATTTTAAGGGCCAAATATCCAAGGCCCATCCTTGTTACCATGATGACTTAAAAAAAGGTCCATTTTGGAAGTTTTTGTGAAACTGTAATTTATAAGTTTCCActctctttcattctgtttaatctcttttttttttttatctacactAAATAAATTGCTTCCAACACCTTAACCAGTATGATACATAAAATAGTACACACATCTGATACCCCAGGACTCTCTAACAAGTACCTCTTACACcttgctctattttttttccattatcacCAATTAATATGTACACATTgacattacatatacatatataaaaattgaacTCTCACTAGAGCATGACTCAAGAAGTCAAAGATTTTGTTGGCTTCTTTGCTATATACGACACAATGCCTTCTACAGTCCCTGGCTCATAACAGATGTTAAACCAATATTTCTAgaataaactaattttaaaaatcagaaaaatctgGACTCTATCTTTAAGGAATTGAGTGTCTAATTGAAAAGTAAAGCCAGTAAGCAACCAAATTAGGAAGTGGAAGTAATAACaagtgctttaaaaatttaaaggagGGAAGTGTTActtccaaaagaagaaacaaccACAATCACAGGATGTCATGGGTGGAAGGACCATCAGGTGAGACAAGGAGGCATAAGGAGGAAGGCTGACCTGCTCAGGGCTAAAGGTACTTGATGACACCATGGAACTAGAATGGAGACCTGCTGGCCTTGTGTGATATTTTGAAAACCAGAAGCAGCTCATTGTGGGAGATGAAGAAGCCAGGAAGACAGGAAAACACACCAAGATGAAGACATGTAATGTCTTGAGTGCAGATCTATGGGACATTAGCAGAGAGTAGAAGATCAGTTGATTTGGCCGTGAGTTTAACCATAATCATGAAGTAAAATCAAATGCCTGAATtaactaaaataattatattttgcttATCAAAAATATCTCCTAAAATTAGTAAAATAGGCTCTGCAGGATCAAATATTTGCAATTcctttaaatgggaaaaaaaggaacaatgtGTATCAGTTGCGAAAATGCAAAAGTATATAGGTCTTTAATATTGCAAATTTAGAGTATcagatgaaaaacagaaaacacttgAAGGACTGTTTAGGAGCATGTAAAGAAACGAAACTGTCATGAGTGGTAAAAAACAACTAACCATGAATACTTCATCTTTTCTGTATAACTTAGAAGAGCCTAATGCTGTCATGGATTATTCCATGGCATATAATACTTAGGCAGATCGTATTGTTCTAGGTTTCAGTCTTCCAACAGAAAGATGTAGAGATTGAAAGTATTGACCAAGTTCCCTTCCAGTTGCAAACTTCTAAGATTTGATGATTAATGCATGCAAAGTATTTAAATATCTAATAATTGCCCAaacttttctctgaaaaaaaaaaaagaaaaagaaattcactaGCACCTAACCaaaaagtctactgatttaaatgtttcaGCTGTGCCTAGTGACTTCTGAGTACTGAGACATGACCTCAACAGCATTTTCGACTATCATTGTAAGTGGAAAACCCACCAATAGGCACACAAGCCGAATTTGTGCTTCTTACCTACTGACTCTGTCTCTTTAATTTCCATGCTACATTAGCAGAGTTTCAGATCTAGTCAAAAACCACCTATTCATAAACACGACTTAGTGATCCAGTGCACTGTTTCTATATCATTATATGGCATAGAATCATATGCCCCAGAGAACCCCTCCCTGGAGAACTTGGAACACTTTGTACAGAATTTCCCACAATTTTGAATGGTAACTAAAGAGGTTTGCACTTGGCCCCTCAGGTGACATAACTCAAGTGCACAAACTTGGAGCAATACTCCTTCAGATGTTCATGGAGAGTAAACAGCTCTTCACACAAGAGATTCAATTTCACCATGACTTCTCCCAATAGCAGTGAAATCAGAGGCTGAATGAATGCTGTGCATAGGGAAGGACGAGAGAGGTAGGTGAGGATGCGAGCAGAGGCAGGTGACCTAGAAGTGGAGGACTTGATTGGACAAAGTGCACAGTTTGTGCAATGGTGCAAAACAAGTAAAAGTTACTAAATTAAAACCTCTTTGTAGAAAGCTCCTCCACCCCAGAACTTTAATCTTTTTGAGAAGAAATACAGAGGATTTaacatttgtgagaaaaaaatgccattagGGTTGATTTCATACAGAGAGCTTCTTAACTTGGACTGAAAAGATCTggactgaaaatttttaaaataaataaataattttaaaaaatatctgaactCATATGTATGACTTTGAGCACGTCACTGAACTTCTCTGGTTCTATTACCTTCTCTGTACAATAGAGATAATGTTATCAATCTCATAGGGTATATATAATTTCATCAGGGCTTAGTATAAACTGGCTtgaggaatgaaggagaaaataggCTCAGTCCTGGCAGAGAAAGCAGACGAATTAATCAGCAGGCTTGGCTTTATTCAGAATGCAGACCTCAGACCAAGgttccccttttcttcttcccaCCTCTGATTTTATGGAATAGGTTTCATTCTCATAGAAGACCTTTTCTCCTGGCAGCAATAAGGCTGCCGACAACACTTAAGGATACATGCATTATAATTGGAGTCCAGTGGGAAAAGTACCAGTTATGCTGAGGAAAAGGGGCTTGCATTTGCAGAACCCGATTCAAGGACCCCTGCCATATCATTCACCATGGTGAAATTACATGCTCATGCATGAACCAGGTTGGAAAATAATATCTAATATGTTCTTTTCATGATTCCTACCCCATAAAATCCCATGAGGCTTCTGCTGTATTGATATATCCTGTGTCTTGATATCAGTGATGATATCACAGGTAATGTACATTTTTAAGTCATTAAGGTATAGAGAAATGATTTGTACATTTTGTACATGCATATTAGATTTCAATAAGGAGTGTATAAAAACACTTCAAATACATCATGGAGAGGATAAAAAAAGGAGTAATATGAGCATCAAAATATAATTCAAAGCCAATAGTCCTAATTactaaaacaaaattcaaaaagtgGAGACTTGAACACACCTTCCTCAGGGTCTGAGAGAGTAAATTgacaacaaagaaatataaataggaagatttaaataataaaatcatgaTTTAACAAGTGGTAATGAGAGTACATATGAGACAGTAAGAACACTATTTACATGTTAACTATACGTTTTCATCCCCAAATAGCTAtggaatatttaaaagattgattATGcgttttttcagaaaaaaaactcGTTAAATTCTAAAATCTTTGCAGTCATAACACACAACATTCTTTGCAATAAAACTGCAAAACatccaaaaatacaaaaagaaaacgaaactcttgaaaattttaaaactagtaTCTCATACGTTAACAGGAAGTCAGAAATAAAATACAGACtacaaagaaatacattttttaaattaagaatctcATTTTCATTTACTGATATGTCCAAAACTAAACCCTGGTCTTCTCCTAAAACCAGCTGCACCCTCAGCATTCCCCATTTCAGGTAATAGCAATTTCAACCTTCTAATCTGACAGCCAAAAACCTGGCAACTTTAAACCATTTTTCCTCCCAACGCATATCAAATCCATTAACCTATCCTGTAGCTGTTTATTCAAAATACAGTGGATCAAGAAGCTGAACATTCCCACCTTTCCAAGAGCTAACAACCTGGTCTAAGCTACTATTGTCTCTCATTTGGATAATTGCCATAGCCTCCAAACTCCCCTTCTCTGCCCAGGCTCTCTGCTCAATCCTCCAATAGCCCCTGATCTCACTCAGTGTAGACGCCAAACTCGTAAACATGGATTAAAGATCTGTTCCCCCATAACACTCTCAGGTCATCTCTACATCCCCGTGTTCACTCATGTCCAGCAAGGCTAGCCTCCTTGCTATGTCTCAAATTCACTAGGTCCGGCCCCCCTCACAGCCACTGTTTTCACTGTTCTCTGAACCTGGACTATTACTCCCCAGCACTCTCTCTCCCTTATCTCCCTTTGCACAAAAGTGTCATTTTCTCAGTGAGCTCTTCCCTGATCAACCTATTTAAGATTGAAGCCGACCACCATGACCActctcctgctttatttttcttcacagcaaTCCTCACCAGAGATATGTCTAATCATAAGGATatggaaaagttgaaaataaaaatgtgaaaaatgatttTCCAGGTAAATATTAATCAGAGATAATTTATATAGTTATATTACTATCAGAAAAGGAGACTTTAGAAACATTACTATAGATAAAGATAATCACTATATAATGAGAAAAGGTTCAACTTTCTAAGAAGATATCACAAGTCTAAATTTGCTTGTATCCAGTAAAATGACACAAAATATATCAAGTAAAAATTGACAGAATGGCAAGAACACTTAAGAATGTCAGTCCTAGTGATAGACTCCACCATGTCTCATTAGGTAATTGATgtaagacacaaataaaaatcagtaaggataaataaaatattaactgcACTATTAATATACTTAGTCTTGTACAAGTACAGGGAAAACTGTATCAACAACCGGCATAAAGCATGTTCTGTTCAATCACATACAGAATATTTTTTCACAGTGTTATTAGGTAAGAatctataatatataaacaaGATATATCCATGTttataatttcagatttacatttccaaataatatgtgagacatgaagaaataaaaaagaaaattagagagtatttatcactgaataataatAGATCGTTATGCATATATTACAAAAAAGTAAGCTTTAAAAGTATTGAACTAAGTGTGCACCtctagaagataaataaaacaaattaattcaaagaaaatgttacagggcacactcagctcctggctgaggctcctcAAAATTGATACCAAAtccacaggtccagctgcctgccctcaGACAACAACTTGGTATCAATTCTGGGGAGCCTTAGCCAGGAGAGGAGTGTGCCCTGTAACAAAAATAGTGATAGAAATTATTAATAAGGAAGTGTCATTTCATGAAATAGAAAGTAAGTAAACATATATGGAGGATCAAAAAAGCCAaatgttggttctttgaaaagtcaaacaaatgagaaaaccctggttagactgacaaagaaaatacagaagaggaagaaataagcatcaagaattttaaaacaggGTATCACCACTAATCCTgcagaaattatgaaaattatataccatgaatTTGAAATTAGTACCCTATGAGtaaattctcagaaaaatataCCTTGCTAAagttgaaaaaagaaacaaaatctaaatattCCAACTGTTCAGAATATCTCATTTGTAAATAAAACCTTTTCAGAAAAAAGAGCTTAATATATTCATTAGTAAGTACCCCcaattatttaaagaataaataaattttatcttgcataaataattcagaaaactaagaaaagagtaaagtcctcaactattttatgaggccagcacaaccttaacagaaaatttgaacagtgACAGTACAAGAGAGGAAATTGCAGGTCAATCTTCATGAACATGGATAGAGAAATCCTAAATAACATGTAAGTAACACGACAGTAAATTGAATccagtaatatatttttaaaaatacaccatAATAGAGTGAAGTTAATCACAAGAATACAAAGttagttaaataataaaatcGATCAGTATAATTTACTACATTGATGAGTTGAAAAAAACATCATAATCATCACAATTGATACGTAAAAAGTAGTTGACAAAAACTGAACATCCATTCATGATGAAAACTCttagtaaactaggaatagaagaaaactcCCCCAAACTAATAATGGGCATCCACAAAATATCTACagcaaaaaatgtatttaatactttTCCCCTTTGTGATAGTGAACAGAAGAAAGATGCCCACTATCACTATTTTTACTCAATATTGCACTAGAGGTCCTAATCTGTAAGTcaagaaaaagatattaaaagtgTTAGGATATGAAGTAAATGGACGAAACTGCTAATTTTCACATATGATATGATTGTGTgcatagaaaacataaaataacctgCAGTTAACTTATTAGGATTAGCAAAAGATCAACAGAACTAAAAGttagtttattgaaaagataaacaaaatcaacaaacctttagctagactgatcgaaaaaaaagaagacaaacaaaatcagaaatgcaagaGCAACATCacaactgatagcacagaaaataaaagatcatAAGTAACTACTATGagcaattatacaccaacaatttggataacctagaagaaacagATGGATTCctggaaacatacaacctactaagacaaaatcagtaagaaatagaaaatctgaacacatcagcaagtaaggagattgaatcagtaataacaAGTTTCatatcaaagaaaagcccaggatccgATGGCTTCATGGctaaatccatttttaaattattattattattatttatttattttttttttaaagatgaccagcataaagctagggctaggtctcacaagTCCCtcgagcccgttgtccagactgggtcacaaacccttcacacgcaggtctaagAGCTACGTAACGggaaaatgtccttggagccttagtgaagaaataataggctttattcagagctaggagcagctgacCTAATATGGTTTCCCAGAACATCCTCTCCAAGCTTCGCACGCGTCTGAGCCTTTTTACTCAAGTCcgtaattcagaaaaaaaaaaaaaaaaaacagatgcacCTGCGCagtcacattagacaataacaaggaacaccggTGCACATGCgcatacccacctcagatgct of Cynocephalus volans isolate mCynVol1 chromosome 4, mCynVol1.pri, whole genome shotgun sequence contains these proteins:
- the LOC134377176 gene encoding olfactory receptor 10A6 — encoded protein: MKRQNQSSVIEFILLGFSNFPQLQQQLFAVFLVIYLATLVGNAIIIVIISLDQRLHVPMYLFLQNLSVVDLSFSAVIMPEMLVVLSTEKTTVSFVGCFAQMYFILLFGGTECFLLGAMAYDRFSAICHPLNYPMIMHKRVFMKLVIFSWALGFMLGSVQTSWVSSFPFCGPNEINHISCETPAVLELACADTFLFEIYAFTGTILIILVPFLLILLSYLRILFAILKMPATTGKQRAFSTCASHLTSVTLFYGTASMTYLQPKSAYSPETKKLMSLSYSLLTPLLNPLIYSLRNSEMKRALIKLWRRKVILPTV